Proteins co-encoded in one Natronorubrum daqingense genomic window:
- a CDS encoding universal stress protein gives MAQHVLVPVDDSNRSMQALEFACQEYPNATITALHVLDPGDFYAATGIEGGAMANYDEIQQHQETQAENLLEQAKAQASEYDVDIETDQVIGGISRSIVEYADEHDVDHVAVGSHGRTGASRILLGSVAEKVARRSPVPVTIVR, from the coding sequence ATGGCACAACATGTCCTCGTTCCCGTAGACGACTCGAACCGTTCGATGCAGGCACTCGAGTTCGCCTGTCAGGAGTACCCGAATGCCACGATTACGGCGTTGCACGTCCTCGATCCGGGTGATTTCTACGCCGCGACGGGGATCGAAGGCGGTGCGATGGCGAACTACGACGAGATTCAACAACATCAGGAAACCCAAGCAGAGAACCTCTTAGAGCAGGCGAAAGCCCAGGCGAGTGAGTACGACGTCGATATCGAAACGGATCAGGTCATCGGCGGCATTTCTCGATCGATCGTCGAGTACGCCGACGAACACGACGTCGACCACGTCGCCGTCGGAAGCCACGGACGAACGGGTGCGAGTCGAATTCTCCTCGGAAGCGTCGCAGAAAAGGTCGCTCGTCGCTCACCGGTTCCAGTTACGATCGTCCGATAA
- a CDS encoding 50S ribosomal protein L15e encodes MAKSFYSHIKDAWKDPDDGKLGELQWQRKQEWRDQGAIERIDRPTRLDKARELGYKAKQGIIVVRVSVRKGTARKERFTAGRRTKRQGVNRIGRRKNIQRIGEERVSRKYPNLRVLNSYWVGEDGSQKWFEAILVDPNHPAIENDDDLNWICGNSHQNRAFRGLTNAGKANRGLNNRGTGAEKVRPSNNGGKGRGK; translated from the coding sequence ATGGCAAAAAGCTTCTATTCCCACATCAAGGACGCGTGGAAAGACCCCGACGACGGCAAACTCGGCGAACTGCAGTGGCAGCGAAAACAGGAGTGGCGCGATCAGGGCGCAATCGAGCGTATCGATCGACCGACGCGCCTCGACAAGGCTCGAGAACTCGGTTACAAGGCCAAACAGGGAATCATCGTGGTTCGCGTCTCGGTTCGGAAAGGGACGGCTCGCAAAGAGCGTTTCACCGCCGGTCGCCGAACGAAACGCCAGGGTGTCAACCGTATCGGACGGCGCAAGAACATCCAGCGTATCGGTGAGGAACGCGTCTCGCGAAAGTACCCCAACCTGCGCGTGCTCAACAGCTACTGGGTTGGCGAAGACGGCTCCCAGAAGTGGTTCGAAGCGATCCTCGTCGATCCGAATCACCCGGCGATCGAAAACGACGACGACCTCAACTGGATCTGTGGCAACAGCCACCAGAACCGTGCGTTCCGTGGCCTGACCAACGCGGGCAAGGCAAACCGCGGACTCAACAACCGTGGCACGGGTGCCGAGAAGGTCCGTCCGTCGAACAACGGCGGCAAGGGTCGCGGCAAGTAA
- a CDS encoding S8 family peptidase produces MQPDDSTNRRTRRTVLTGIGTGVTGSVALSATGTALDLGDALEGLTAVGDTLVDDDLDLGSEILQEVLVVFESNDDIVRLEALDVELSIGFDVLPIAYAELPGSLIELVAEWDEVRYVSSNYELEYHNDDARSDTNADAVQVGDGLETGYTGENVHVAVIDSGIDGAHSDLEADLEANYRYIGIPEVQDEPLWWEELGSLDTDRSGHGTHCAGSVGATGGKSDGEYAGMAPDADLTVYSVGLAGLLMVFVVAAYDDLLSRQRDGEHDIQVVSNSYGTVEDDRPFVPDDPMNVATWHAHDAGILPVFSAGNDGPDHGTLSQFAKAPHVLGVGATDDEEAVADFSSRGRPQDGSFDEDNHDRELAYENLTQHFDDVPEDEIDGPLGLYRTGVTAKGEDVVSTLNPVDPLNIVEPNEELYYGPMSGTSMSCPVTAGCAALVYDAAIEHGDEPPDPMDVLVTLEATADEQRHESYTAESVGAGYVDALAALEHAESGTFATFDDIDIAPSSDAE; encoded by the coding sequence ATGCAACCCGACGACTCAACCAATCGACGAACTCGACGCACAGTACTCACAGGAATCGGTACCGGAGTTACCGGTAGCGTTGCACTCTCCGCCACGGGAACAGCCCTCGATCTCGGCGATGCACTGGAGGGACTCACCGCTGTCGGTGACACGCTCGTCGACGACGATCTCGATCTCGGAAGCGAAATACTCCAGGAGGTGCTCGTCGTCTTCGAGTCGAACGACGATATCGTCCGCCTCGAGGCCCTCGATGTGGAACTCTCGATCGGCTTCGACGTCCTCCCGATCGCGTACGCCGAACTACCGGGATCACTCATCGAACTCGTCGCCGAGTGGGACGAGGTCCGATACGTCTCCTCGAATTACGAACTCGAGTACCACAACGACGACGCCCGGAGCGACACCAACGCGGACGCGGTACAGGTAGGTGACGGACTCGAGACGGGCTATACCGGCGAGAACGTTCACGTCGCGGTCATCGATTCGGGTATCGATGGAGCGCATTCGGACCTCGAGGCCGATCTCGAAGCGAATTACCGATACATTGGAATCCCCGAGGTACAGGACGAACCACTCTGGTGGGAAGAACTCGGGAGCCTCGACACCGACCGCAGCGGTCATGGAACGCACTGCGCCGGCAGTGTCGGTGCTACCGGTGGCAAGAGCGACGGCGAGTACGCGGGGATGGCACCCGACGCCGATCTGACGGTGTATTCGGTTGGTCTGGCTGGGCTCCTGATGGTATTCGTCGTGGCAGCGTACGACGACCTGCTCAGTCGTCAGCGCGACGGGGAACACGATATTCAGGTTGTTTCGAACTCCTACGGGACGGTCGAAGACGATCGGCCGTTCGTTCCCGACGATCCGATGAACGTCGCGACGTGGCACGCTCACGACGCGGGGATCCTCCCGGTGTTCTCGGCGGGCAACGACGGCCCCGACCACGGGACGTTGAGCCAGTTCGCAAAGGCGCCACACGTCCTCGGCGTTGGGGCAACCGACGACGAGGAAGCCGTCGCGGACTTTTCTTCGCGCGGACGACCACAAGACGGCTCGTTCGACGAAGACAACCACGACCGTGAGCTCGCGTACGAAAACCTCACGCAACACTTCGACGACGTTCCCGAAGACGAAATCGACGGTCCACTAGGTCTCTACCGCACCGGCGTCACCGCGAAGGGAGAGGACGTGGTGAGCACGCTCAATCCGGTGGATCCGCTAAACATCGTCGAGCCAAACGAAGAACTCTACTACGGCCCCATGTCCGGCACCAGCATGTCCTGTCCCGTCACCGCTGGCTGTGCCGCGTTAGTCTACGACGCGGCAATCGAACACGGCGACGAGCCACCCGATCCGATGGACGTTCTCGTGACGCTCGAGGCGACCGCGGACGAACAACGACACGAGTCCTACACAGCCGAATCCGTCGGTGCCGGCTACGTCGACGCGCTCGCGGCGCTCGAACACGCCGAATCTGGAACGTTCGCGACGTTCGACGACATCGATATCGCACCGAGTAGCGACGCCGAGTAA
- the glmS gene encoding methylaspartate mutase subunit S, whose product MTKTVILGVIGSDAHVVGITILERAFEAAGFDVINLGVQTSQEDFVDAATEHDAEAVLVSSLYGHAKQDCEGFHQQIVDAGLEDVTTYIGGNLAVGQDDFENTRKHFREMGFDRVFNSETDPEDAIEALRADLDMRSSESERESQTISA is encoded by the coding sequence ATGACGAAGACAGTCATCCTCGGCGTGATTGGGTCCGACGCCCACGTCGTCGGAATCACCATCTTAGAACGAGCGTTTGAGGCGGCCGGATTCGACGTCATCAACCTCGGCGTGCAAACGTCCCAGGAGGATTTCGTCGACGCCGCAACCGAGCACGACGCAGAGGCTGTACTCGTCTCCTCCCTCTACGGTCACGCGAAACAGGACTGTGAGGGCTTCCACCAGCAGATCGTCGACGCCGGACTCGAGGACGTCACGACCTATATCGGAGGCAACCTCGCCGTCGGTCAGGACGACTTCGAGAACACTCGAAAACACTTCCGAGAGATGGGCTTCGACCGGGTCTTCAACTCCGAAACCGATCCCGAAGACGCGATCGAAGCACTGCGTGCCGATCTGGACATGCGCTCTTCGGAATCCGAACGAGAAAGCCAAACGATTTCCGCATAA
- a CDS encoding phosphoribosyltransferase family protein codes for MNRAEKAALQLRAVDVLRMLKETRTYDELAETTGLPAGDLNRYVNGHVLPGTERARDVVEELGHEALSGELEARIRVDDEGYVDNSAAVFDQPFLDLVAPVVANGFDFERPDVVLTAATDGITLAASLASYYGTRCVYAKKRKETAVEEFIEARERLQSGIELTYYLPESAIDDGDAVLVVDDLIRSGETQELLLDIVETADADAAGVFALIAAGEEGMHRAREQTDAPVGALTTVY; via the coding sequence ATGAACCGCGCCGAGAAAGCCGCCCTTCAGCTTCGGGCGGTAGATGTCTTGCGAATGTTAAAAGAGACGAGAACGTACGACGAACTCGCCGAGACGACGGGGCTACCGGCGGGAGATCTCAACCGCTACGTCAATGGCCACGTCCTTCCGGGAACCGAACGCGCACGAGACGTCGTCGAAGAACTCGGCCACGAAGCCCTGAGTGGGGAACTCGAGGCGCGTATTCGCGTCGACGACGAAGGCTACGTGGACAACTCCGCTGCGGTCTTCGATCAGCCGTTTCTCGACCTCGTCGCCCCCGTCGTCGCCAACGGGTTCGACTTCGAGCGACCCGACGTGGTTCTCACGGCCGCAACGGACGGAATTACGCTCGCTGCGTCGCTCGCGAGTTACTACGGAACTCGGTGTGTCTACGCGAAAAAGCGAAAGGAGACCGCCGTCGAGGAGTTCATCGAGGCTCGAGAGCGCCTCCAATCCGGAATCGAACTCACCTACTATCTCCCCGAATCGGCGATCGACGACGGTGACGCGGTGCTCGTCGTCGACGACCTCATCCGCTCGGGTGAGACACAAGAGCTGTTGCTCGATATCGTCGAGACTGCCGACGCCGACGCCGCCGGCGTGTTCGCACTCATCGCAGCGGGTGAAGAAGGAATGCATCGCGCCCGCGAGCAAACTGATGCGCCAGTCGGTGCCCTGACGACCGTCTACTGA
- a CDS encoding helicase-related protein gives MRDIGNRVIDNNAGLLTDEKEGSVQDVFEHYLKKAIEEDRANSFRMDIGTGFLFFSGFETISDTFQELIETDTISQIEDPDWGTEAPIRVVMGPETSNRTKSILLSLVTDQVIEYDDEAIEVLRQLIKRDLVDFRVITDRKFHPKLYSFYLRSDVPDDIWAGSANFSKGGLQNNIELSVQMQTGNQDRELFREWFDKLWEYGEEDLDVLEVLENVQQSDYVYQPPSVFFAKLIRYLDRDYLLDSTTSTDGSPLLEYQNLTYNIVMERLQRYGGYILSNSVGTGKTYVAAQTAATYQRRSPDKEILVIAPSNVTEEWIEVFEEFNIDSETEFLSMGMLQKQPLEEATEGDRVFDYREYTDRFSLIIVDEAHNYRNDSNRRNNLEDIIRQNNDSDVLLTSATPINISPEDLFSLIDLFYRAGRVQQFEKAGLKSHYESTRQELKQLDNYDDLSNSLIQDIKKIENELSIKITWRIIQEEFKEDLRELAGDDVEYDDPEITEEEYDYPSRYQSEVFEEIVPFLDQLNYEPSKLWDGQGYQDFDNLIFRHKWRLYKRLESSLKAFHDSIDNLHKRFILYYESLKRDIAIEENDVSSLSTSVDPQEAANATDFERLETVVGTYRTLDSDLQEKVLTNLKSDIDLIGQMLDRIRSSFGQSSTVPYPGDRKVTRLRSIIEDELTKDKPVVIFSQYSDTVEYLYQSLSSEFGGVRRIHGGLSKDKEEFVSAFNRGEFDVIITTDMLAEGVNIPRADVIVNFDLPYNPITLIQRTGRALRITNPKKVEVHNFRPADSIDRELELYEKLDARLDTILDIVGLDFIVWLMDEKKVEQLHEDEREEYVESLADYNETIATSDPSEIAPEQTPPEETRTDRILRRAIDTYNLTSDDVTAVSPSIRRPIYTVLKPSGRQEQNTADSDAEVRESVLSDFAILGETGGAPSIWTPLHRSVKAGPSDEELTESDMGTIEEIREERQEQYNRERVTAGQLGRAASQLVGQVEDAMDLISDEEMMETLSAVRGRLEADTYTVPQRNSLADNLTSIQEEDYSWMANPDNEIRNSPEWQTIIQMSEKGAGKSGESEVKAVIKYQNND, from the coding sequence ATGAGGGATATTGGAAACCGGGTTATCGATAACAATGCTGGCTTGTTGACGGATGAGAAGGAGGGCAGTGTCCAAGATGTCTTTGAACACTACCTGAAGAAGGCAATTGAGGAAGACCGTGCGAACAGCTTCCGAATGGATATTGGAACGGGATTCCTCTTTTTCTCCGGATTTGAAACGATCTCAGACACCTTTCAGGAATTAATTGAGACGGACACCATTAGTCAAATCGAAGATCCAGACTGGGGGACTGAGGCACCCATCAGGGTTGTAATGGGGCCAGAAACCTCCAATCGAACGAAATCAATCTTGCTCTCTCTTGTCACCGATCAGGTCATCGAGTACGATGACGAAGCAATCGAAGTTCTTCGACAGCTCATCAAACGGGACTTGGTTGATTTCCGGGTTATCACCGACCGTAAGTTCCACCCAAAACTGTACAGCTTTTATCTCCGCTCTGATGTCCCAGATGACATTTGGGCTGGTTCGGCTAACTTCAGTAAAGGAGGGCTGCAAAATAACATCGAACTCTCGGTTCAAATGCAGACCGGGAATCAGGATCGAGAGCTGTTTCGGGAGTGGTTCGACAAGTTGTGGGAATACGGTGAAGAAGATCTTGATGTATTAGAAGTTCTTGAAAACGTTCAACAGAGCGACTACGTATACCAGCCACCGTCGGTCTTCTTTGCCAAGCTCATTCGTTACCTTGACCGAGACTACTTGTTGGACAGCACCACCTCGACCGATGGATCACCGCTCTTGGAGTATCAAAATTTAACGTACAACATCGTGATGGAGCGACTCCAGCGTTACGGAGGATATATTCTTTCGAACAGTGTAGGGACTGGCAAGACATACGTCGCTGCGCAAACTGCAGCAACCTATCAGCGCCGATCACCAGATAAAGAAATCCTGGTTATCGCTCCCTCAAACGTTACCGAAGAGTGGATAGAAGTGTTCGAGGAATTCAACATCGACTCCGAAACAGAATTCCTCTCGATGGGGATGTTGCAGAAACAACCACTTGAAGAGGCAACCGAGGGTGATCGCGTCTTTGACTATCGTGAATACACCGACCGGTTCAGTCTGATTATCGTTGATGAGGCTCACAACTACCGGAACGACAGTAATCGGCGCAACAACCTGGAAGACATTATCCGCCAGAATAACGATTCTGACGTACTCTTAACGAGTGCTACACCGATCAACATTAGTCCCGAAGACCTATTCTCTTTGATCGACTTATTTTATCGGGCAGGAAGAGTACAACAATTCGAGAAAGCCGGTCTGAAGTCCCATTACGAGAGCACCAGACAAGAACTGAAGCAGTTAGACAACTACGACGATCTAAGCAATAGCCTTATTCAGGATATCAAAAAGATCGAGAACGAACTGTCCATTAAGATCACATGGCGGATTATTCAAGAGGAATTCAAAGAGGATCTTCGGGAATTAGCGGGTGATGATGTTGAGTACGACGATCCCGAAATCACCGAAGAAGAGTACGACTACCCCTCCCGGTATCAGAGCGAAGTTTTCGAGGAAATTGTTCCCTTCCTTGATCAACTCAATTACGAACCCTCGAAACTTTGGGACGGTCAAGGGTATCAGGACTTCGATAACCTAATCTTCCGACATAAGTGGCGGTTATACAAACGGCTGGAAAGTAGCCTCAAAGCATTTCACGACAGTATCGACAACCTGCACAAGCGTTTTATTTTGTACTATGAGTCACTCAAGAGAGATATCGCGATCGAGGAAAATGACGTGTCCTCGTTGTCTACCAGTGTTGACCCACAGGAAGCCGCCAATGCAACTGATTTCGAACGACTGGAAACCGTCGTCGGTACCTACCGGACTCTCGATTCAGACCTTCAGGAGAAGGTACTTACGAACCTCAAATCGGACATCGATCTGATTGGACAGATGTTAGATCGAATCAGGTCCTCGTTCGGCCAATCCTCGACCGTCCCCTATCCTGGCGACCGGAAGGTTACGCGACTACGGTCGATCATCGAAGACGAACTGACTAAAGATAAGCCAGTTGTTATATTCTCACAGTACAGTGATACGGTAGAGTACCTGTATCAAAGCCTCTCTTCAGAATTCGGGGGTGTACGACGTATTCACGGTGGTTTGTCTAAAGACAAAGAAGAGTTCGTATCCGCCTTCAACCGCGGTGAATTTGACGTCATAATAACCACAGACATGTTAGCAGAGGGGGTCAACATTCCGCGCGCGGACGTCATCGTAAATTTCGACCTTCCGTACAATCCGATTACGCTAATTCAGCGAACTGGCCGTGCATTACGCATTACGAACCCGAAAAAGGTCGAGGTCCATAACTTCCGGCCAGCAGATTCCATTGACCGAGAGCTGGAACTTTACGAAAAATTGGACGCTCGACTCGACACTATACTGGATATCGTGGGCCTGGACTTCATCGTCTGGTTGATGGATGAGAAGAAGGTCGAGCAATTGCACGAGGACGAACGTGAGGAGTACGTCGAGAGTTTAGCGGACTACAATGAAACAATAGCCACCTCCGACCCAAGCGAGATCGCTCCGGAGCAAACACCACCGGAGGAGACGCGGACTGATCGTATTCTGCGGCGGGCGATTGACACCTATAACCTGACGTCCGACGATGTGACAGCAGTCTCACCATCGATACGACGGCCGATTTATACTGTGTTGAAGCCCTCCGGTCGCCAAGAGCAAAACACCGCTGATAGCGACGCTGAGGTTCGGGAATCGGTACTGTCTGACTTCGCTATCCTTGGTGAGACTGGGGGTGCCCCCTCAATTTGGACTCCGTTACACCGGAGTGTAAAAGCCGGACCGAGTGACGAGGAACTTACCGAGAGTGATATGGGTACCATCGAAGAAATCCGAGAGGAACGGCAAGAACAGTACAACCGAGAGCGAGTCACAGCTGGTCAATTAGGCCGTGCAGCTTCGCAGTTAGTTGGCCAGGTTGAGGATGCGATGGATCTGATTTCTGACGAGGAAATGATGGAGACACTAAGTGCTGTCCGGGGACGATTGGAAGCAGACACGTACACAGTCCCCCAACGAAATAGCCTGGCGGACAACCTAACGTCGATTCAAGAAGAGGACTACAGTTGGATGGCGAACCCCGACAACGAAATTCGCAACTCACCAGAATGGCAAACAATTATTCAAATGTCCGAGAAAGGGGCGGGCAAGTCCGGAGAAAGCGAAGTGAAGGCTGTCATCAAATACCAGAACAATGACTAG